One stretch of Pseudomonas azotoformans DNA includes these proteins:
- the nagA gene encoding N-acetylglucosamine-6-phosphate deacetylase produces the protein MSEDNILTPNGWIRGRLVHEHGKVIAIEGAPCDPADNDRPYLLPGFIDLHVHGGGGKDIMEGSDAFETITRTHVRFGTTSLLATTMTAPVDEISSVLGQLGTFCEQRPTGSARVLGVHLEGPYINPGKLGAQPNFAHTALMAEVEAYLRLAPIRVITIAPEIAGHDGLIRALSERGVRMQIGHTLGSYEEGVAALAAGATSFTHLYNAMSPLHHREPGIVGAALAHAKYAELIPDLLHVHPGAMRVALRSIPCLYCVTDSTAAAGMPDGEYKLGSHTVTKCLGGVRLADGTLAGSTLTMDQALRNLVKIGLPISEASQRLSQFPADYLGLEERGRLQPGSFADCVRLDRSLTLTDVMVEGETIDFKNA, from the coding sequence ATGTCCGAAGACAACATCCTCACGCCCAACGGCTGGATTCGCGGCCGCCTGGTGCACGAGCACGGCAAAGTGATCGCCATCGAAGGCGCCCCCTGCGACCCGGCTGACAACGACCGGCCCTACCTGTTGCCAGGTTTTATCGACCTGCACGTCCACGGCGGTGGTGGCAAGGACATCATGGAAGGCAGCGATGCCTTCGAGACCATCACCCGCACCCACGTGCGTTTCGGTACGACTTCTCTGCTGGCCACGACCATGACTGCACCGGTGGATGAAATTTCCAGCGTACTCGGCCAACTCGGCACCTTCTGCGAACAGCGTCCGACGGGCAGCGCCCGCGTACTGGGTGTGCACCTGGAAGGCCCCTACATCAATCCGGGAAAACTCGGTGCCCAACCCAACTTCGCCCACACCGCGTTGATGGCCGAAGTGGAAGCCTACCTGCGCCTGGCACCGATCCGCGTAATCACCATCGCCCCGGAGATCGCCGGGCATGACGGCTTGATCCGCGCCCTCAGCGAACGCGGCGTGCGCATGCAGATCGGCCACACCCTGGGCAGCTATGAAGAAGGCGTCGCCGCCCTTGCTGCCGGCGCCACCAGCTTCACCCATTTGTACAACGCCATGAGCCCGCTGCATCACCGCGAGCCAGGCATCGTCGGCGCCGCGCTGGCACACGCCAAGTACGCCGAATTGATCCCGGATTTACTGCACGTGCACCCCGGCGCCATGCGCGTGGCACTGCGCTCGATCCCATGCCTGTACTGCGTCACTGATTCTACGGCTGCCGCTGGCATGCCCGATGGCGAGTACAAGCTGGGCAGCCACACCGTGACCAAATGCCTGGGCGGCGTGCGCCTGGCCGACGGCACCCTGGCCGGCAGCACGCTGACCATGGACCAGGCGCTGCGCAACCTGGTGAAGATCGGCCTGCCCATCAGCGAAGCCTCACAACGCCTGTCGCAATTTCCTGCGGACTACCTGGGCCTGGAAGAACGCGGCCGCCTGCAACCCGGCAGCTTCGCCGACTGCGTACGCCTGGACCGCTCCCTGACACTCACCGACGTAATGGTCGAAGGAGAAACCATTGACTTCAAAAATGCTTGA
- a CDS encoding SIS domain-containing protein yields MTSKMLEEALASCDAVSAQLQRLDPLLEDVAGRLRRQPPQVAMTIARGSSDHAASYFAYLAMQHVGIPVASLPMSVVTLLQAPLKVSGQVAFGFSQSGQSPDLVNSLRLLRKRGALSISLVNAEDSPLEAACEFHVPLCAGTEQSVAATKSFIATLSASALLIGHWNQEADLLQACRALPDELRAAAKQDWTVAIDALRDCQQLMVIGRGAGFAIAQEAALKLKETSAIQAEAFSSAEVRHGPMALIGDNYPLLVFAPRGAEQAGLLSLAADMRQRGARVLLAAPDDIAERDLTLTRAEHPSLDPILAIQSFYVMAAGLAEARGMDPDQPRHLSKVTRTH; encoded by the coding sequence TTGACTTCAAAAATGCTTGAAGAGGCCCTGGCCTCCTGCGACGCCGTATCGGCGCAATTGCAACGCCTGGACCCGCTGCTGGAAGACGTCGCCGGTCGCCTGCGCCGCCAGCCGCCGCAAGTGGCGATGACCATCGCCCGGGGCAGCTCCGACCACGCCGCCAGCTACTTCGCCTACCTGGCCATGCAACACGTGGGCATTCCAGTGGCGTCGCTGCCGATGTCGGTGGTGACCCTGCTGCAAGCCCCGTTGAAAGTCAGCGGCCAAGTGGCGTTCGGTTTCTCGCAGTCGGGGCAAAGCCCGGACCTGGTCAACAGCTTGCGCCTGCTGCGCAAACGCGGCGCCCTGAGCATTTCGCTGGTCAACGCCGAAGACTCGCCGCTGGAAGCCGCCTGTGAATTCCATGTGCCGCTGTGCGCCGGGACGGAGCAAAGCGTTGCCGCCACCAAAAGTTTTATCGCCACCCTGAGTGCCAGCGCGCTGCTGATTGGCCACTGGAACCAGGAAGCCGATTTGCTCCAAGCCTGCCGCGCCCTGCCGGACGAACTGCGTGCCGCCGCCAAGCAGGACTGGACGGTCGCCATCGACGCCCTGCGCGACTGCCAGCAACTGATGGTGATCGGTCGAGGCGCCGGTTTTGCCATCGCCCAGGAAGCCGCGCTCAAGCTCAAGGAAACCTCGGCGATCCAGGCCGAAGCCTTCAGCAGCGCCGAGGTGCGCCACGGCCCGATGGCCTTGATTGGCGATAACTACCCCCTGCTGGTGTTCGCCCCGCGTGGCGCCGAGCAGGCGGGCCTGTTGAGCCTGGCCGCCGATATGCGCCAACGCGGTGCCCGCGTGTTGCTGGCCGCGCCGGACGACATCGCCGAGCGCGACCTGACCCTGACCCGCGCCGAACACCCGAGTTTGGACCCGATCCTGGCCATCCAAAGCTTTTACGTGATGGCCGCTGGCCTGGCTGAAGCCCGGGGCATGGACCCGGACCAGCCGCGTCACCTGAGCAAAGTTACCCGCACTCACTGA